In Notamacropus eugenii isolate mMacEug1 chromosome 1, mMacEug1.pri_v2, whole genome shotgun sequence, one genomic interval encodes:
- the PIERCE2 gene encoding piercer of microtubule wall 2 protein isoform X1, producing MENKVTSTEKKLPPEKQPKPTDLPPCVNPGNPVFSCMLDPSTLHTSTTLSKPQMIMYKTTSESYGEMTPIAPFLPCNFFPKNETFTNHLRLTGMFQNHYLNTVLDRGRVIDFPNFQHTL from the exons ATG GAAAATAAAGTTACTTCAACTGAGAAGAAATTGCCTCCAGAGAAACAACCAAAGCCTACAGACCTTCCTCCCTGTGTAAATCCAGGCAATCCTGTGTTTTCCTGTATGTTGGATCCCTCTACCCTCCATACATCTACTACATTGTCAAAACCTCAGATGATCATGTATAAAACAACTTCAGAGAGTTATGGTGAAATGACACCTATAGCACCATTTCTTCCCTGCAACTTTTTTCCGAAGAATGAAACATTTACAAATCACCTTAGACTGACTGGAATGTTTCAGAATCATTATCTAAACACTGTCCTTGACAGAGGCAGAGTCATTGACTTTCCAAATTTTCAACACACTCTATGA
- the PIERCE2 gene encoding piercer of microtubule wall 2 protein isoform X2, translated as MDPAGCVPAQGRKPGPSPLPLCRRVHTTAEELAHTGAHSPEQPRTPSVSRPRAPERVTASDTVPGASGRTQKGPDSYLKVARTTSRSRRRQSCRR; from the coding sequence ATGGACCCCGCAGGCTGCGTCCCAGCCCAGGGAAGGAAGCCCGGCCCCAGCCCCCTTCCGCTTTGCAGGAGGGTCCACACGACAGCCGAAGAGCTGGCACACACGGGTGCGCACAGCCCGGAGCAGCCCCGGACCCCCAGCGTGAGCCGACCCCGGGCACCGGAGCGGGTGACCGCCTCAGACACAGTACCGGGCGCTTCTGGAAGAACCCAAAAGGGACCCGACTCGTACCTGAAAGTGGCCAGAACCACCTCCCGAAGCCGGCGCCGGCAGTCGTGCAGGCGGTGA